A window of Halostella salina contains these coding sequences:
- a CDS encoding beta-class carbonic anhydrase, translating to MAHHTHGDDDHDDHEGPVHERVDADVDALDDWARRRRKGIPTDENLLVVACMDERIPVEDVLGLELGDAQIYRNAGGKVTDDVIRSAALTTNFFDTDEIIVVNHTDCGMMSASDEAVTEGLEAQAGDLDDADLDPSLPELNVGDASVADWVKMTDDIDEACAAQVEYLRESDLIPDDVTVTGYVYEVESGHLRRPGERVGEGISQRVSE from the coding sequence ATGGCACACCACACCCACGGAGACGACGACCACGACGACCACGAGGGACCGGTCCACGAGCGCGTGGACGCCGACGTCGACGCGCTGGACGACTGGGCGCGACGGCGACGCAAGGGGATCCCGACCGACGAGAACCTGCTCGTCGTCGCGTGCATGGACGAGCGCATTCCCGTCGAGGACGTGCTGGGTCTCGAACTCGGCGACGCCCAGATCTACCGCAACGCCGGCGGGAAGGTGACCGACGACGTGATCCGCTCGGCCGCGCTGACGACGAACTTCTTCGACACCGACGAGATCATCGTCGTCAACCACACGGACTGCGGGATGATGAGCGCCTCCGACGAGGCCGTGACCGAGGGGCTGGAAGCGCAGGCCGGCGACCTGGACGACGCGGACCTCGACCCGAGCCTGCCCGAACTGAACGTCGGCGACGCGAGCGTCGCGGACTGGGTGAAGATGACCGACGACATCGACGAGGCCTGCGCCGCGCAGGTCGAGTACCTCCGCGAGTCCGACCTGATCCCCGACGACGTGACCGTCACGGGCTACGTGTACGAGGTCGAGAGCGGCCACCTCCGGCGGCCCGGCGAACGGGTCGGCGAGGGGATCAGCCAACGCGTCAGCGAGTAG
- a CDS encoding lactate racemase domain-containing protein has translation MELPLGTGTVEASFPDCDVTVADPPGGEAVDPHAAAERAVADPHGPSLAERVAPGDDVAVVVTDVTRATPDDALLDVLLDELRDGGVDRTDVTVVIGLGLHRPMDDGEIRAALGEHADLAVNHDADAAVEVGRVDGCPVELHPAVADADRVVSTGMVEPHQYAGFSGGAKTVVIGAGGEPLIRHTHGPDMLARDGVRLGRVDGNPFRETLDRAGDVAGVDFSLNVTHGPSGILDAAAGDHRAVVRDLAATARAALSVPVADEYDAVVAGVGAPKDANLYQATRAATYVALGDRNPLRDGGRIVVPAELPEGAGQGTGERRFYDRLLGASGAAELYDAMREGYDPGAQRAFVVARVLRDHDVYVTNSESPAVVEECLMHAREGVADAVDPGSDVLVVPDALNTLLVRP, from the coding sequence ATGGAACTCCCGCTCGGGACTGGCACGGTCGAGGCGTCGTTCCCGGACTGCGATGTGACCGTCGCCGACCCGCCCGGCGGCGAGGCGGTCGACCCCCACGCGGCCGCCGAGCGTGCCGTGGCCGATCCACACGGCCCGTCGCTGGCCGAGCGCGTCGCCCCCGGCGACGACGTGGCGGTGGTCGTGACGGACGTGACCCGCGCCACGCCGGACGACGCACTGCTGGACGTGCTTCTCGACGAACTGCGGGACGGCGGCGTCGACCGGACGGACGTGACCGTCGTGATCGGTCTCGGTCTCCACCGCCCGATGGACGACGGCGAGATCCGCGCGGCGCTGGGCGAGCACGCGGACCTCGCGGTCAACCACGACGCCGACGCCGCCGTCGAGGTGGGCCGGGTCGACGGCTGCCCGGTCGAACTCCACCCGGCGGTCGCCGACGCCGACCGCGTCGTCTCGACGGGGATGGTCGAACCGCACCAGTACGCCGGCTTCTCGGGCGGCGCGAAAACCGTCGTGATCGGCGCGGGCGGCGAGCCGCTCATCCGGCACACGCACGGCCCCGACATGCTCGCCCGCGACGGCGTCCGACTGGGCCGCGTCGACGGGAACCCGTTCCGCGAGACACTGGACCGGGCGGGCGACGTGGCCGGCGTCGACTTCTCCCTGAACGTCACGCACGGGCCGAGCGGGATCCTCGACGCCGCCGCGGGCGACCACCGCGCCGTCGTCCGGGATCTGGCGGCGACGGCGCGGGCGGCGCTGTCCGTGCCAGTTGCCGACGAGTACGATGCCGTCGTCGCCGGCGTCGGCGCGCCGAAGGACGCGAACCTCTACCAGGCGACCCGCGCCGCGACGTACGTGGCGCTCGGCGACCGGAACCCGCTCCGCGATGGCGGCCGGATCGTCGTGCCCGCCGAACTGCCCGAGGGGGCGGGGCAGGGAACCGGCGAGCGGCGCTTCTACGACCGTCTCTTGGGGGCGTCGGGCGCCGCCGAACTGTACGACGCGATGCGCGAGGGGTATGACCCCGGCGCGCAGCGCGCGTTCGTCGTGGCCCGCGTCCTCCGGGACCACGACGTGTACGTGACCAACAGCGAGTCGCCCGCGGTCGTCGAGGAGTGCCTGATGCACGCCCGGGAGGGCGTGGCCGACGCGGTCGACCCGGGGAGCGACGTGCTCGTCGTCCCGGACGCGCTGAACACGCTGCTGGTGCGGCCCTGA